The nucleotide sequence GCCCAATTAGAAATGCAATTAATATGACCCACCTGTTTCCGCGCGGAGTGAGCATTTCACGTTCCCAACGAAGTCCGCAATAGAATAAAGCCGACATCCACAATGCTGCAGCGGCATAAACTTCGGCTTCTACTGCATTATACCAGAAACTGTCTGTAAATGTAAAAGCGAGTGAACCTACGGCTGCGCTTCCCAAAATTGCTATCGCATTATTTTTGTTGATCTCCGTATTCTTGGAAACCAGGTTGGTTAGCAAAATGGTAAGGGACCAGAACATAAACAGTATGGTGAAGGCACTGGCAAAAACCGACATTAAATTGATGGTAAGTGCTATACTGGAAGCTTCCATAGCAAAAATAGAGAAAAATGCACCCAAAAGCTGATACAGAGGCGCTCCCGGAGGGTGCCCTACTTCGAGATTACTGGCGGTGGTTATGTATTCCCCGGCATCCCAGAAACTCGCGGTAGGTTCGACAGTTAGCCAATAGGTGAGTAAAGCTACGGCGAAGACAAACCATCCAAGAATATTATTCCATTTTTGATACTGAAAAGACCCCATTGATGTGTAATTATTGGTTGATGCGAATTTAGTAATAATATAAATAGCCGCAAGGCATAAACTATGCTAACGCAATTTGGTTAATAGTTATTACAATGGCTTATGGTTTGTGCATTTTTTGCAAAAAAATGTTTGTTGGAGTGAAACTTTGTATTAAATTTGCCCCCTCCTACGCACCACGTTGTAGTGATAGGGAGGGCGAAGCCCTCCTGAAATATGGAAATTGGCCTATGGTGTAACTGGCAACACGTCTGGTTTTGGTCCAGAAGAGTCTAGGTTCGAGCCCTAGTAGGCCAACGAAACCCAACCGAACGGTTGGGTTTTCTTTTTTTTAAAAAGGTTGCCTCGGCAACCGTTGGCCTACGATTAGGTAGGTGGTTGTTCTGGCAAAGTTGTAATTTTTATAATACAACTTTGCCAGAACTTTCCGTCCCCCATTTTTCCAACTGTGGTGGTTGGGTTTCAGAACTTTCCGTCCCCCATTTTTCCAACTGTGGTGGTTGGGTTTCAGAACTTTCCGTCCCCCATTTTTCCAACTGTGGTGGTTGGGTTTCAGAACTTTCCGTCCCCCATTTTTCCAACTGTGGTGGTTGGGTTTCAGAACTTTCCGTCCCCCATTTTTCCAACTGTGGTGGTTGGGTTTCAGAACTTTCCGTCCCCCATTTTTCCAGCTGTAGTGGTTGGGTTTCAGAACTTTCCGTCCCCCATTTTTCCAACTGCGGTGGTTGGGTTTCAGAACTTTCCGTCCCCCATTTTTCCAACTGTGGTGGTTGGGTTTCAGAACTTTCCGTCCCCCATTTTTCCAACTGTGGTGGTTGGGTTTCAGAACGCTCTGTCCCGATCTTTTATAAGGCTCTAATGGATCGTATATTTAGAACAGTGAATCGAGGCTATTTGGAAATCAAGCGTCATGCGAATTGCGGCCTTCTACTTCCATATCGATCACTCTGGCCACAGTTTTTACCAGTCGGTGATGATTCTTTACAAAAGGATTACTCTTATCCCACACATAACCGGCCAGTACGCCACATATCTGTTCCTTGATCTTTGGATTTTCAGGACGATGGAAAAATATTTTCTGAAGATTCCCGGTATACCACTCTTTAACATAGGTAGAAAATACTTCAACACCTTCCTTTAAATGGTTAGAATACTCGGTTTCCCAATCTACATGCTCTCCCTTTAGTTGACGTGCGGCCATTTTAGCCGAGCGCAGGGCGGCTTCAGTTGCAAAAGCGACTCCTGAAGAAAACACCGGATCGAGAAATTCGGCACTATTGCCGGTAAGGGCATACCCTTTCCCGTACAATTGTGACACCGATTTTGAATAGTTCTTTATTTCTACCGGCTCAAATTCATATTCAAGTCCGTTGAATCTATCAAAATAATGATTAGAAAGTTCCATCATTTTGGTAAGTCTTTCTGAGGCGGATCCCTTATAGGATTCCAAAAAAGTTGTGGGACCCACAAAACCAATGCTTGTTATTCCGTTTGAAAAAGGAATCACCCATAGCCAGACTTCATCGGTGACCACGTCAAAAGTAATGATGGTTCCTTCTTCTCCCTTGGGTCTTCTGCTTTCATTCACGTGTGTAAACAGGGAAGAGTGCTGTGGCAGTGTTGAGGGCTTGTCCAGGCCAAGTAACCTGGGTAATACTCTTCCGTAACCGCTGGAATCAATTATAAATTTTGCATGTATACTGGACAACACCCCTTCGTTATCCCGTATGGTAGTAACCGAATTTCCATTTTCTGAAAAATCCACGGCCACAACTTCCAGCTCAAACGCAAGATCAACCCCACGTTCCACTAAGCTCATCGCCATAGTATTATCAAAATCGGCACGTGGAACCTGCCAGGTCCAATTCCAGCCCTCACCGTGTTTTTTGCTGAAATCGAAATTACATACCACGCCATTTTTCATAAAGCGGGCACCCCGCTTTATTTCATAGCCTTGCTTTTTTAAAACATCCAATAAACCGGCTTCCTCAAAATGAGACATCGAACTGGGCAGCAGACTTTCTCCAATCACAAATCTCGGGAAGCTGTTTTTTTCTACCAGTTTTACATTATATCCGGCATTGTACAAATAAGATGCAGCAACACAGCCCGAAGGACCTGCACCAATGATCAAAACATCTACTCTAGATTCTTTCATTTCTGCATCCAGTTTTAGAACTTAGAATTATTATACATTTGCAGTCCAAAATAACTACTTTAGTTTAAGTTATTCTATAGTATTTTATAAAAAGTGAGAGACTCTGAACATGATCACAATTAATGGCGGATTAAAAATAGAAGATTTTTATAGGGTAGTCCTTAAGGGCGAATCTGTTGCTATTAGTGAAAACGCTTTGAACCGAGTCGAGGAGAGCTTCAATTTTTTGCGGGAATTTTCAAAGAATAAGGTCATTTATGGTGTAAACACCGGTTTTGGACCTA is from Constantimarinum furrinae and encodes:
- a CDS encoding NAD(P)/FAD-dependent oxidoreductase, which translates into the protein MKESRVDVLIIGAGPSGCVAASYLYNAGYNVKLVEKNSFPRFVIGESLLPSSMSHFEEAGLLDVLKKQGYEIKRGARFMKNGVVCNFDFSKKHGEGWNWTWQVPRADFDNTMAMSLVERGVDLAFELEVVAVDFSENGNSVTTIRDNEGVLSSIHAKFIIDSSGYGRVLPRLLGLDKPSTLPQHSSLFTHVNESRRPKGEEGTIITFDVVTDEVWLWVIPFSNGITSIGFVGPTTFLESYKGSASERLTKMMELSNHYFDRFNGLEYEFEPVEIKNYSKSVSQLYGKGYALTGNSAEFLDPVFSSGVAFATEAALRSAKMAARQLKGEHVDWETEYSNHLKEGVEVFSTYVKEWYTGNLQKIFFHRPENPKIKEQICGVLAGYVWDKSNPFVKNHHRLVKTVARVIDMEVEGRNSHDA